A region from the Rosa rugosa chromosome 6, drRosRugo1.1, whole genome shotgun sequence genome encodes:
- the LOC133718493 gene encoding 16 kDa phloem protein 2-like, which produces MPYGTLEVVLVDAKDLYDTASFLTKMDPYVIFTVKTQEKTSTVAQGEGTNPEWNENFLFTVTDDVTELRLKIMDKDTFTADDFVGEATIPLEPQLFTEGSIPPTSYNVVSKHQKYRGEITIGLNFTPDRS; this is translated from the exons ATGCCTTACGGGACGCTTGAAGTTGTTCTCGTGGATGCCAAGGACCTCTACGACACTGCTAGTTTTCTCA CCAAAATGGATCCTTATGTCATTTTCACTGTCAAGACCCAAGAGAAAACAAGCACTGTGGCTCAAG GGGAAGGAACCAACCCGGAATGGAATGAAAATTTTTTATTCACAGTGACAGATGATGTGACCGAACTCCGTTTGAAAATAATGGACAAAGACACCTTCACCGCAGATGATTTTGTTGGAGAAGCAAC CATTCCTCTAGAGCCACAATTGTTCACTGAAGGAAGCATTCCACCAACTTCATACAATGTTGTCAGCAAGCACCAGAAGTACCGTGGAGAGATCACAATTGGGCTCAATTTCACTCCTGATCGATCCTGA
- the LOC133713331 gene encoding elicitor-responsive protein 3-like — MAYGTLEVVLVDAKHLHNTGFLTKMDPYVIFSVKTQEKISTVAKGQGSNPEWNESFLFTVTDDVSELRLKIMDKDTFTADDFVGEATIPLDPALFVHGSLPPTSYNVVNKHQKYRGEIKIGLNFTPDPQNY; from the exons ATGGCCTACGGGACTCTTGAAGTTGTTCTTGTTGATGCCAAACACCTCCACAACACTGGTTTTCTCA CTAAAATGGATCCCTATGTCATTTTCTCTGTGAAGACCCAAGAGAAAATAAGCACTGTGGCCAAAG GCCAAGGATCTAACCCAGAATGGAATGAAAGCTTCTTATTCACAGTGACTGATGATGTGTCCGAACTTCGTTTGAAAATAATGGACAAAGATACCTTCACCGCAGATGATTTTGTTGGAGAAGCAAC CATTCCTCTAGACCCAGCATTGTTCGTTCATGGAAGCCTTCCACCAACTTCATACAATGTTGTCAACAAGCACCAGAAATATCGCGGAGAAATCAAAATAGGACTCAATTTCACTCCTGATCCTCAG AACTATTGA